In Alosa alosa isolate M-15738 ecotype Scorff River chromosome 10, AALO_Geno_1.1, whole genome shotgun sequence, the genomic stretch ACACTCAAGATCAATGGTAAATATGTATTGATACGAGCTACTGTCAACATTCTACTTAGTTAAGGTTACACGTGCCTATtcccttgtgtgtatgtgactgtatgTTAATGACCAGTTACTGAGACTCTCCTCTCCAGAGCTTTCCCACACTCTGCCCATTCATACAGCTCCGGATGAACAATAGAAGTGTGCCTTGTTAATTCCAACCCATCTGTAGGGGAGCCCTGACTAATGATGCCCTGAGGCTGAAATGGTCATTGTTGATGTACTTCCGAAATTAAGGCAACTGAATTGCGGAgactgagataaaaaaaaaatgttactgTCATGACTCATGACTTTTTGACTCTGAGACATTCCTCAGAGGATTCAAATTGTAATCATGGATGTGGCAGCTGAACCTATGATATGATCCTCAAGATGTTATGTTATTTTCAGAGAATTATCCTTTGTCTTACTATTTAATACCCTACCCACTATATCACTGAGATCTGGACTTTGTGTCTATTGTCCCACAGGAGGTCTGTGAGAGAGTCCACCACGCTTTCCCacactctctccattctctgctCTTCAATGGGGGAACAATAGAAGTGTGTCTCATTACCCTCCATATTAGTCAAGGAGTTTCTATCAACATAAAAATATCAAGGTCGTTGCATGCTAGGAGTTACttacatatatttatttaaatgtatttatttaattaagaaCTAATGATAAGCACCAtcatacaataggcctactaagaAGTTTCTGCTAATAGATCACTTTAAAACCCAACACTCTGGAGCTTTAAGGTCTAGAATTGAAATCTGTTCCTTAGATTGACAACACAAATGTCCTCTGATAATTCAGGATCATTGATTCATATTTATAAAATGCTGCATTAGCTACTAACTGGGACTAAAAAGAGGGAGCACCAGGGGCGTCGCCAGCCGATTTTACCGGGGCTTCAGCCCGGGGTAAATTGAGCTCAGCCCGGGTAGGCaaaaaaatgttatttaacttttttatttcgTTGTGCATTCTATCCCTCGTAGCCTGTTAGAACAAGGAATCCCGAACACTAAACTCTGACAAGGAGAAGCAGAACGGGGCGGGCGGGGGGGAGGTGGGTGGAGAGCGGCAGAGGGTCGCTTCGCGGTCTGGTCAGAGAGCAGTGGATCTGTGCTCCACGTTTTTACTGCTGTCAACTCACTGGGTGGTGCAGCGTCAGGTTGCGTTACATTGAGAAAGCAGACGTGACATggccagcaaaaaaaaacaattgaaacTGTTTGCAAACTGAAATATAAGCTTAGTCCTGTCCGACCAACTCCATAAAGGCCAGCTATTAGTgttgtttagcctacctatcctatCGCTAGCTGGCTAGCAAGCTATCATTAGTAAACACTAAGCAGCTGAGTCAAAATTAACTTTTTGAAATATGAATATCTACCATTCACTATCTTGAATATCTTCACTGACAAATGAAGTGGCGAAATTCACCCACCATTCAATAGGTAATCCGTATTTTCTGTCTGAAGTCTACCAACTTCAATATTTACCAGCATTTGTCTGGTGCAATTTTGCAAGCAAGCATTAGGCAACTGCAAGGCATCTGGTCAGGTTAATTGGCACGACACATTTCAGTGCtcgttttgagagagagagagagagagagagagagagatttattacACTCAGCTCTAAACAACTAAATTTAGCCAGAAGAGCTAAATGCTTTCGCAACGTTGTTGAACATTTGTAGGCTGCCCTACTGATGTTCTGAGGAGCAGACGAGGATGTTACACTATAgcaaaaaaaatgcagttttgatACACATTAGGCCTGCAATGTAGGATTTTTTCGTAAGGGAGATGTTTTAACAGTGACAAACTATAAACCATTAAGGGGCTGAGACAGCTttcattcaccctgtaatgAGCCATTTAACCATCAAAGTGATTACAAAGCTGATGacaaacataaaacagcatTAAAAAACCCAAGTTTCATCATGGGAATGAACGTTCCATGGGAATGTGTTTAAATGTCcactgaaatgtatgcaaatgccCTATGCATAAGCAAAGCATTTGTAATAAAGCTGAACATTGCAATCTCAAAAGTTCTTTGTATCCTGCAATGTAGTAAGTTTTTGTTGGTTTGCCACACACTGATCTGATTCCATGATTTTGTAGAGGGtagctgttttctctctctctctctctctctctctctctctctctctctctctctctctgtgtgtgtgtgcaatcccATATTAACATCAAACATTTTACTGTCTTTTTGGTAGATCTCTGGCATAGATCAAACAACAAAAGAGCAGTCAGGTgatggagagaaaagggagatcAACAGAGGGAGGTGCAGAACATTTGCTTAATGATACATTACATGCAACCTCACACTTAAACGTGTATGTACAGTaattcaataataaataatttgggCAGTCTAATGTAGTCTGTTGTCTACTATAATAACACCtttttatgtactgtatatatatatataaaaaaatccccAGCTAATCTTTACATTTACATCCAGTCCAGCCGAGCTAAGCCCAGGTTGTCCTGAAAGTCTAGAAACGCCCCTGGGGAGCACATTACACCGGTGTTAGCAGCCCTGCACTGGCTCCTTGTGCAGCACAGAATACAATTCAAAGTGGCCCTGCTTGTTTTTTAAagcccacatacagtacattgctGACATGTTGCATACATTCCCTCAAGGTCTTTGAGGTCTGCATCCCAGTCACTTTAGAGTATCCCACAGTCACGGCTCAAACAGAAATGAGACCCTGCTTTTGCTATGGTTGCATCAAGACTTTGGAATACTTTCCCAAATGGACATGAGAAATATACCAACCCTAACTGCTTTTAAATCCAACCTTAAGCCACACTTTTTCCGTCTGGCATTTGGCGACTGTTGATCCTGAAGTTGGGTTCTTGGAGGACAGTCATTGTCATGTCTCGGACTGTAaatattgcatgtttgtttgtgtgttgggtatgtttttgttttatttctttttcttttttttgctacATGAAGCACTTGGGTCTTCCTTACTTCCTTACTATCAATTTAACCTTTTGGAAAATGGAGGGAACATTTCAAGCTTTGCTACTTTCTCCAGGTGTTattgtgcctgcctgcctgcttttctttttccttgTGGCATATTTTAGAAGTAAATAGTGTTGTCCTCAATGTGGGGACTGGACATTTGACAGTTTTTGATTCTTAACCAGGTTATGATCAAATTCATAAAACACATTAAAAGTGACCTTAAAGACCCATTGTCTATGTATCTAGATAATTCATTGACCAATCCAGTACAAGAGAATAACACAATAACACTGAcatgttgaattgcatattttATTGTAATTTTCTGGCATGAAAACTGCCATAACCGAAAAGTATATTCAAACAAATCTGAAAAAAGATTCATGTCAACATCTGTTCTGTCTCCACTGGGACGAAGAGGCAAATAATAATTAATCTTTATAAAAGATATTTGTCGGATTGTATCAGAAACAACTATTGTGTTTCAAAAAGTCTTAATAACACTCCTTCCAGTTGAAggtaacatttatttttcttaaatATTAAGAAAGTCAACTTTGTGTCACTTTTATGAGATCTTATATAGACACCATCCTTCAGTGTGTTACAATTAAAAAGCTCTAAAACAAGCTTGGAAGTTAACAAAAATGATCACATTTCATGGAAATAATAACATAATGAAAATAGTCATGTAAAATCATGACATTTCATAAACATGTTCTATCTTTGAAGATAATAGTGAAAAATAAACTAGTACATTTCACAGAAAATGTTAATATTCTGTGAATCTGATCTTGTCCACCAATGGAAATCCATTATGGAAGTTTCAAATTGAAATCATTAATGGAATTCTAAAAATGTTTGTCTTCAATGAAGACATGCTTAAAAAAGTAAGCAATATATCTTTTCTTACAAAATAATTATATGCCTTTAACGTAAAGATGATCAACCCCTGTAGGCTTCATCAACGTGAAGTTTCTTCTGTTTCTCATCTCTGACCAAAGTCATGTTGAGAAGTCTCTGTAATTCTACCAGGGCCTCCAGGGGGCACTCTTGGCTGGACTCTTGTCTTTGCCCTGCACATGCTGGACAGGAGAGCCCAACAGGCACTGGTCACTTTCCCTCCTGTAGTCATTGCGTGGTGGTTGTAGGGTCTGGAACTGGGTCAGCAACTTCCTATGGGACTGTGTTTTCCAAGAGTCCTCGGACAGGAAGTGAACAACGTCTTGAGCACACCTGGAGAAGCCCTGACTGGCAGCATCGCCAGAGGGTTTAGTTTTCACTGCATGAAGATGCCATCTCAGGAGGCAAACGGTCATCTCCAGGATGTCAGCTTTCTCCAGCTTGGAGTCGGCCTGCTGGTTGAGGAGCTTTGGACCCAGAAGATCCTTGAGCTGCTCGATGCAGTTGTTGATGCGATCTCTCCGCTTCTTCTCCACAAGTGGCTTTCTTATCTGCAAATAGGAAATATATGTCATTACATATGTTCATGATCTATTAAAATGACAAGCCAGCAAAGCCCACAAAAAGAAAACTGAATGAGGTAAGTTACAATATCTACCTTGTGGGGATTCAGGTGTTCCTTTGGGTAATCTGTTGAAGTGATTGTAGGTGCCATTGCTGTAGCTGCAGATCTCTCTGTGTAGACTGAATCTGATCAGCACTGGTTTCATGTCCTCACATTTCTCACAGTCAGCAGCCAATGGCTGAGCTGCAGAGGACAATGAGGAGTGTGGAGCTGCCACATGCTGGATTCTCCCATTGCTGGGGCACAATGGTCAAACCTCAGGGGAACAGGTGCTGGGTTgggggtgatggagagagacccACAGACCCACTGTGTGGATGTGGGAGGAGACTGACCCTCTTGCCTGATACTGAGATCAATGCCAGAGACAGGACATAGTTTTGAATAGCATACACATATTttatatgtaataatattattatatatatatatctatatacgGAGTGACTATTTGCACCCCTGATACAattagccttggccacacagctgggcTATTCGCACTCTGTATGAGGCgtgacagcaaaataaacaTGCCGGGCATACGTTTTTTCgacagcagaaagtgaagaattcagAAAGGTTTCGCCACTAATATTTCCTCTGATGAATTTTCTGGtagaaaagttgtgttttatttgtataatctttgttcagtgaatacATACAAACATCCTTTTGTTAGTTAACAGCAAGCTTATGATTATGGTGGTCAGGTCTACGAACTCTAAATTTCCTTGCCAACACTCAGAAGCTCATGGAAGCATAGATAAGTGGTTGGCACAACAGGGTGGCACACTGGAGTCGATTCTTGTGAAAAATGTTTTTGCTAGAACGATTGAGAAAAGTAGCTACCCTAAATATAAGTGCTCCGTTTCTTCTGCAGAGAAGGCACGCCGTTTAAAAAGATACAATGAAGAAGAAAAATCtcaataatgtaatgtaataatgtaaatAGCACACATTACTATACACCAGGGTACAAATAGCATCAGCTTATAATtacaaatagcatacattgatgcTATATTATTATTGTCTTATTATAAGATATTGCTATTAATTATAGTTGTATCATTATGTGGGCTTTCCATACATGTGATGATCTAAAAACGTAGAAATATATGCTTTTTTTAAACTGTTGGTATATTCAGGGTCCCAACCGACATATTCCATCATGTCAGTGTTTTCGTATAAAATACTTTGGAAGTTCTGTCTGAATTCCCCTGTAAAAAAGGAGGGAAACTCTTCTTTAGACTCTGGCTCTCCAGATGTAGCCTACCAGATGTCCTCCTCTGTCATGTTGTTGGTAGAGCGCTCTTTGAGTTTCCCACACTCAGGCCTCTATGCATCACAAAAGCTTCTCAAGTCACCCATGTTGAGGAATGACGTCTATCAgctctgtgttgtgctgtaaACAGAGAATGACATCACAAACCATCTGGAGGGAAAGAGTCTTATTGGATGTACCCCTTTTATAATACAATGTAAAagtaaaatcaaataaaatatttttgaaaagaaAGTCTTTATCTTATACTTTCCTTTCTTTGATTTGTTTGTGTAAtaactattttttttccctaattaacacccttttgagTGGAGCAgtgtttttaaattattaaaatgggTCCAACAAGTACTGAATGTGCGAGAAGTGTATGCAGGTTACTTATATCATAAGAAAATGAAAGATAGGTTCTTGATGGCAATAAGACTGAAATTAAAATAGGAATGTTCCTACTTTTTGGAATGTTGATTAGTTACTTACTGGTAAGTCATTTGTCttgtataatataatatgattTAGTTCactttattttgacacacaatAATCAGAGAAGTTTTTGAAGTTTGTTGTCTAAAGAAAAATTCTTTGACTGCCAGACAGACTCCTTTTCTCATCCTTTTATGTCTTTGGTCTGCATCTGAGCCTATTGACCCATGATGGTCTGTGAGAGAGTCCACCACGCTTTCCCACACTCTCTCCGCTGCTCTGTAATGGGGGAACAATAGAAGTGTGTCTCATTACCCCTACCATGGAGGAGCATTCACCTCCGTGTTGCTGCCCGTATGAATACTTGGAGTGGCGTTTCTTTCAGCAGTTCTGTCAGCTAGATTCTTTTAaatatcttttttctttttcttctaaaAGTCGAGATATAGTATTTCAGAAAAAGTTTAATCTACATTCTACCATTTACCAAtctgagtgaatgaataatattATGCTAATGACtatagttagagcagctgatggatctttaggtgaagtcatgctgtctctcccttgatgcgcatcattgtaaataaactctgttcctgatttttcatactattggtctgactctattaaatctatggtatcaaaattaccatcataagAAAATGGATATGCAGAACCCTATGTGTCATGGCCTACTCTAATTCTATAGTAATGGTTCAGGTTATGCTTATGGTTCTTGggagacacttttgtccaaagtgtcgtacaataaaattattaaaaaattacATATCAGTTGTTGAAGTATAGAGAAATGTAATTGTTTgggaaaatacatttttaatttaatgcGAGTAACATgactaaaaaaagttgggacagttGGGCATGTTTACAGTACCCCTGTGTTGCTTTATCTCTGTATTTAACAATATTCTGCAAATGTTTGGGAACTAAGACCAGTCACCGAGATGGTGGTGACCAATCACGGTGCCAGTtaacctaattagttgtgaattTTTCCAGCCTTTTGTTGACTCCGTCCGAACTTTTTTTGAGACTCAACTTTTTTGAGACTCAACTTTTTTGAATACTCAAAATGAGCTTATATTTGACATGATATAATCAAATTGGTCACTTTCAACATTTGCTATGTTGTCTATatcctttttgcagctaaatatggcTTTATGAGATTTGCTTATGATCACGTTCTGTTTTTGTAAAAATGTACACAGCATCCCAttcccaactttttttaaaattggGGTTGTACAACCCGTTACTCTGTAAGGAGAATCGATATCTATAGCTACATACAAGGATGATCGATTTTGACTTTTCAATTCAATAATGTAATATCTCTGAAAATGCATGAACATTGGTAATTGGACCACACTAACCATTGACTATCATGGTCAAGGAAATAAAGGAACAATTCAGAATAACTCTTCTATTGGGAAGAATACACCTGAGATGAAAAATGGAATGAGGGACTAAACAAAgatatgaaaatgtatttttacttttattttatgcATTTTTTCCAGTGCATGATACAGTCATTTCATATTATTAGGTGCATTCTAGAATTAGTTCAGTATAAAGTTCAGTAACAAGTTCACTCAACGGTCTTTAtgaaagacacagacagattCATATCAGGGCCAGCTGTGgccattatgaaaacatgtgaaTATAGTTCACAAGTAAATCACTCCTACAGAAAGGAGATTACATTCACTATTCTTAAATATTAAGAAAGTTTCAGATTTCTCACATTGTTGAGAACTTATAAAGTACTATTCCCTCACAGAGGGAAATGTTTTCTAAAGGAAGAAGTTGAAAACATTTTGTACGACACAACCTTTGCTCAGAATTTAAGCACAATAAAATCATCACATAGCATGACATAGCACTGACTCAAGTAAGGATTGTTCATTGAAACCATGAACATCATTACAGCATTATAGCTTCAAATATCGAAAATAATGTTGTGAAATCTGAGTCTTCATTGAAGACATGCACATTTTCATACAGTTAATGAAGTTTCAAAGAAAACCAAGATTGGTCATTACATATTAATGACAATATCTGAGtttgttccaagtagcctacaatcGTGTAATAACTAAATAATTGAAAAACCCCTCACAAAGGACGTTTGAATTGCAAATGTTTTCTCCATCTGTACACATAAATGTCtattattttcaaataaaaagaaaataagacACCTGCATTTGCAGGCATAAACTTTGACCCTATCAAAACATGACTTCTTGGGTGTGTATCTTCGACTGTAGTTTCCTACCACGGCCTCCAGAGGGCCCTCTTGATTGGACTCTTCTCTTTACTCAGTGTCTGCTGGTCCAGCATGCTCAACTGTGGTGTGTCCTCATTAGAGGACGGCTTCAGGGTCTGGACGTGGTTCAGCACGGTTCCATGGGACTGTGTCTGGACCTTATCTTcggacaggaagtaaacaacCTTTTGGGCACACCTGGAGAATCCCTGATGAACAGCATCAGAGGAGGGCAGAGTCTCAAGCTGGAGCTGCTGTCTCAGGAGGAAAACGGTCATCTCCAGGATGTCAGCTTTCTCCAGCTTGGAGCCGGGCTGCTGGTTGAGGAGCTGTGGACCCAGAAGATCCTTGAGCTGCTCGATGCAGTTGTTGATGCGATCTCTCCGCTTCTTCTCCACTATGGGTTTTCTTATCTGCAAAGATAAGGAAGATGTCATGAATACATTTGTCCTTTTACTGTTAAGGTATCAGGCTGACAAAGTATGTTGACACTGAATTCAAAAGATGTAAGGTTACAATATTTACCTTGTGGTTCAGACTCAGGTGTTCCTTTGGGTAATCTGCTGTTGAAGTGATTGTAGGTGCCATTGCTGTAGTTGCAGTAGATCTCTCTGTCTAGAGTGAATCTGATCAGCACTGGCTTCATGTCCTCTATTTATACTCCCAGATCTCCATATGAATGTGTGGGTCTTGGCTGGTTGGAGTTTCTCACAGTCAGCAGCCAATGGCTGAGCTGCAGAGGACAATGAGGAGTGTGGAGCTGCCACATGCTGGATTCTCCCATTGCTGGGGCACAATGGTCAAACCTCAGGGGAACAGGTGCTGGGTTGGGGGTGATTGAGAGAGACCCACAGACCCACTGTGTGGATGTGGGAAAGGACTGACCCTGTGAGGATAGTTAATCTGCTGCCTAATGTTGGAGACAGGGGTGACAGGACACATGCTCATCATTACTGTTCACACGTGTGAGACGTGTGAGACATTAGTGTAGCCATCAGTTTTGAAGCACTTTGAACTATGTCACGCAGGATTCTTCATCAATGGATCTCAGTTcatttgctttttcattttatgTAAATGTAGGATGAAGAATGAGTTTCTTCATTCTTCAATGCTTTAATATTAATTTGGATGACAGTACATTTGGGAGATGATTTGTCAATTACTTCTCAATTTCACTTAAATGGAGGAAAACTCTCCTCACTAGACCTGTGACAGTAGGAGTGTAGAGATGTGTCCTCTGTCTTGTTGCTGGCAATGCACTTTTCCACACTACAAAAGGCCCTCTCCATCCAGCTATCAGCTTTGTTGTTGTGAGTCAGAAGAACAGAATGCCATCACAATCTGGAGGGAAATATCCTCATTGGCTAGTGCAGTAAAGCCCCAGAATTAGTATTTATAGCACAGAGCTTTCTTAGTTGAAttcccttaaaataaaattacaaTTTAAAAAGTTGATTATCTTCGAAGAAATACAATGTTATTTGTTATTACATGCGGTATGCATGTAATAACAAATAACATTGTATTTCTTGGAAGATAATTCCAAACAATGATTCAGGATGTGCTTTGCATTGGGAACATACATATAGTAAGGGAAAGAGGCGCGTGCCTATtcccttgtgtgtttgtgggacgGTGGACACTAGTGACCCAGGACTGAAACTCCTCTCCAGAGCTTTCCCACACTTTAACCATAGAGTCCCCTGTGAGTAATAGAAACGTGCCTCATTAATGCTAATTTACGCGTAGCGAGGCAATATCATCGAACAGTCACAATAAAAGATTTATCAGGTAAACATGTTCTGCGGTTAATATGTTTCAAACTTCCAGACATTCATATTCTATCATTTGAGTATTGAAAAATAGGACAGATAGATACATTTGAACTGATAAGGAAATACAGACCTTGCAAGTCTTGTGGAATATATTTCTGAAATATGTTATGTAGTTTGCTAT encodes the following:
- the LOC125302266 gene encoding transcription factor HES-5-like; the protein is MAPTITSTDYPKEHLNPHKIRKPLVEKKRRDRINNCIEQLKDLLGPKLLNQQADSKLEKADILEMTVCLLRWHLHAVKTKPSGDAASQGFSRCAQDVVHFLSEDSWKTQSHRKLLTQFQTLQPPRNDYRRESDQCLLGSPVQHVQGKDKSPAKSAPWRPW